A genomic window from Micromonospora ferruginea includes:
- a CDS encoding DsbA family protein, giving the protein MSSRKGRRDAARVVREQIAREKRRKRTLWTTIAAVLVLVIAGGIGWAVYSSQKSDGFTAPPGANDAGTGIVSGSGPVTVDLYEDYLCPICKQFQQTNGATLNQLVSEGKAKLVFHPVAFLNRFSTTQYSTRSSAASGCAAKGGKFREFTDQLFARQPAEGSAGLSDDELIDIGAGVGLNRDDFASCVNDGTYTSWTEHVTEEASKSGVTGTPTIKVNGTEVQDKSPDGIKAAVAAAGR; this is encoded by the coding sequence ATGAGTAGTCGCAAGGGACGCCGGGACGCGGCCCGGGTGGTACGCGAGCAGATCGCCCGGGAGAAGCGCCGCAAGCGCACCCTCTGGACCACGATCGCCGCGGTGCTGGTGCTGGTCATCGCCGGCGGCATCGGCTGGGCCGTCTACTCCTCGCAGAAGTCGGACGGCTTCACCGCACCGCCCGGCGCCAACGACGCCGGCACCGGCATCGTCTCCGGCAGCGGCCCGGTCACCGTCGACCTCTACGAGGACTACCTCTGCCCGATCTGCAAGCAGTTCCAGCAGACCAACGGCGCCACCCTCAACCAGCTCGTCAGCGAGGGCAAGGCGAAGCTGGTCTTCCACCCGGTCGCGTTCCTCAACCGCTTCTCCACCACGCAGTACTCCACCCGCTCCTCGGCCGCCTCCGGCTGCGCGGCCAAGGGCGGCAAGTTCCGCGAGTTCACCGACCAGCTCTTCGCCCGGCAGCCGGCCGAGGGCAGCGCCGGGCTCAGCGACGACGAGCTGATCGACATCGGCGCGGGCGTCGGGCTGAACCGGGACGACTTCGCCTCCTGCGTGAACGACGGCACCTACACGTCGTGGACCGAACACGTGACCGAGGAGGCGAGCAAGTCCGGCGTGACCGGCACCCCCACCATCAAGGTCAACGGCACCGAGGTGCAGGACAAGAGCCCGGACGGGATCAAGGCGGCCGTGGCGGCGGCCGGCAGGTGA
- a CDS encoding energy-coupling factor ABC transporter ATP-binding protein, with translation MIGYVQQPPSLDVRGVRYAYPDGHVALHGVDLTVPRGDRVALLGPNGAGKTTLVLHLNGILTPTEGTVEVGGLAVTRDRNTLAEVRRRVGIVFQDPDDQLFLPTVAEDVAFGPANLGLRGAELAARVDEALAAVGMAEHRGRAPHHLSFGQRRRVAVATVLAMRPEILVLDEPSSNLDPAARRELAEILRALPVTLLMVTHDLPYAAELCPRSVILDGGRIVADAPTPALLTDPETLARHRLELPYGFAPPLPHP, from the coding sequence ATGATCGGGTACGTGCAGCAGCCGCCCTCCCTGGACGTCCGTGGCGTCCGGTACGCCTACCCGGACGGTCACGTCGCCCTGCACGGGGTGGACCTGACCGTGCCGCGCGGGGACCGGGTGGCGCTGCTCGGGCCGAACGGCGCCGGCAAGACCACGCTGGTGCTGCACCTCAACGGCATCCTCACCCCGACCGAGGGGACGGTCGAGGTGGGCGGGCTGGCCGTCACCCGCGACCGGAACACGCTCGCCGAGGTGCGCCGCCGGGTCGGCATCGTCTTCCAGGACCCGGACGACCAGCTCTTCCTGCCCACGGTGGCGGAGGACGTCGCGTTCGGCCCGGCGAACCTGGGGCTGCGCGGGGCGGAGCTGGCCGCCCGGGTGGACGAGGCGCTCGCCGCCGTCGGGATGGCCGAGCACCGGGGCCGGGCGCCGCACCACCTGTCGTTCGGGCAGCGCCGGCGGGTGGCGGTGGCCACCGTGCTGGCCATGCGCCCGGAGATCCTGGTGCTGGACGAGCCGTCGTCGAATCTGGACCCGGCGGCCCGGCGGGAGCTGGCGGAGATCCTGCGCGCCCTGCCGGTGACCCTGCTCATGGTCACCCACGACCTGCCGTACGCGGCCGAGCTGTGCCCCCGGTCGGTGATCCTGGACGGCGGCCGAATCGTCGCCGACGCCCCCACCCCCGCCCTGCTCACCGACCCCGAAACCCTGGCGCGCCACCGCCTGGAACTCCCCTACGGCTTCGCCCCACCCCTGCCCCACCCCTGA
- the cbiQ gene encoding cobalt ECF transporter T component CbiQ translates to MGAGHAHVLYRESGSPVHRLPPEVKIAAMVLFTVAVVATPREAYWAFGGYALLVAVVAALARVGPRWLLARALIELPFVLFAFALPFLGAGERVDVAGLSLSVDGLHGAFNILAKGTLGVLASLLLAATTTTRDLILGLDRLRCPQVLTQIATFMLRYLDVLVGEARRMRVARVSRGDDPRFLWQLRGFAAGVGALFLRAFERGERVYLAMVSRGYTGRMPAVWQGAGAATAGQWAVAATVPVIAASIAAAALVLQ, encoded by the coding sequence ATGGGCGCCGGGCACGCGCACGTGCTCTACCGCGAGTCCGGCTCGCCGGTGCACCGCCTCCCGCCGGAGGTGAAGATCGCCGCCATGGTGCTGTTCACCGTGGCGGTGGTCGCCACCCCGCGCGAGGCGTACTGGGCGTTCGGCGGCTACGCGCTGCTCGTCGCCGTGGTCGCGGCGCTGGCCCGGGTGGGTCCGCGCTGGCTGCTCGCCCGGGCGTTGATCGAGCTGCCGTTCGTGCTGTTCGCGTTCGCGCTGCCGTTCCTCGGGGCGGGGGAGCGGGTCGACGTGGCCGGGCTGAGCCTCTCCGTCGACGGGTTGCACGGGGCGTTCAACATCCTGGCCAAGGGCACGCTCGGCGTACTCGCGTCGCTCCTGCTGGCGGCGACCACGACGACGCGTGACCTGATCCTCGGCCTGGACCGGCTGCGGTGCCCGCAGGTGCTCACCCAGATCGCCACGTTCATGCTGCGCTACCTGGACGTGCTGGTCGGCGAGGCCCGGCGGATGCGGGTGGCCCGGGTGTCCCGGGGCGACGACCCACGTTTCCTCTGGCAGTTGCGCGGCTTCGCGGCCGGCGTCGGCGCGCTCTTCCTGCGCGCGTTCGAGCGCGGCGAGCGGGTCTATCTGGCGATGGTCTCCCGTGGCTACACCGGCCGGATGCCGGCGGTGTGGCAGGGGGCCGGCGCGGCCACCGCCGGGCAGTGGGCGGTCGCCGCGACGGTCCCGGTGATCGCGGCCTCCATCGCCGCCGCCGCGCTCGTCCTGCAATGA
- a CDS encoding PDGLE domain-containing protein yields the protein MSKRSWPFLLGGLLVALLLAGVVSNYASSHPDGLDSSLLKGCTVNADDEITGGSCPAQQARDHELSDSPLADYGVRGVGNDFLSTGLSGVLGVLLTFAVGGGLFWLARRRTPARADSAVPAGVGATGPAVADEPDPAKAATTTGPTGGTTASPSAGDR from the coding sequence ATGAGCAAGCGTTCCTGGCCGTTCCTCCTCGGTGGCCTGCTGGTCGCCCTGCTGCTGGCCGGTGTGGTCAGCAACTACGCCTCGTCGCACCCGGACGGGTTGGACTCGTCGCTGCTCAAGGGCTGCACGGTGAACGCCGACGACGAGATCACCGGCGGCAGTTGCCCGGCCCAGCAGGCCAGGGACCACGAGCTGTCGGACAGCCCGCTGGCCGACTACGGCGTGCGGGGCGTCGGCAACGACTTCCTCTCCACCGGCCTGTCCGGGGTGCTCGGCGTGCTGCTCACGTTCGCGGTCGGCGGCGGCCTGTTCTGGCTGGCCCGCCGCCGCACCCCGGCTCGCGCCGACAGCGCCGTCCCGGCGGGCGTCGGCGCGACCGGTCCGGCGGTCGCCGACGAGCCCGACCCGGCGAAGGCCGCCACGACGACCGGCCCCACCGGCGGGACGACCGCGTCCCCGTCGGCCGGCGACCGCTGA
- a CDS encoding energy-coupling factor ABC transporter permease, translated as METLAMHISNGIIDGPVAAIFAAFALAALTFCVLRGRADLDDRLAPMAGLVAAFIFAVQMLNFPIFTAGVSGHLLGGALAALLVGPWVGALCVAVVLVVQALVFGDGGVAMLGLNITNMAILGTAAAYLLIALLLRVLPRTPAGLAVTAFVSALVSVVVASQGFVLQYWLGGTTDLGGNLGGLAGTMAFAHLLIGIGEGLITATTVVTVAKVRPDLVYALRALKPAAPAPAVPVAGGVR; from the coding sequence GTGGAAACCCTGGCGATGCACATCTCCAACGGGATCATCGACGGTCCCGTTGCCGCGATCTTCGCGGCCTTCGCGCTCGCCGCGCTCACGTTCTGCGTGCTGCGCGGCCGGGCCGACCTCGACGACCGGCTGGCGCCGATGGCCGGCCTGGTGGCCGCGTTCATCTTCGCCGTGCAGATGCTGAACTTCCCGATCTTCACCGCCGGGGTGAGCGGGCACCTGCTCGGCGGCGCGCTCGCCGCGCTGCTGGTGGGCCCCTGGGTGGGCGCGCTCTGCGTGGCCGTGGTGCTGGTCGTGCAGGCACTGGTCTTCGGTGACGGCGGCGTGGCCATGCTCGGCCTGAACATCACCAACATGGCGATCCTCGGCACCGCCGCCGCGTACCTGCTGATCGCGTTGCTGCTGCGGGTGCTGCCCCGTACCCCGGCCGGGCTGGCGGTCACCGCGTTCGTGTCCGCGCTGGTCAGCGTCGTGGTCGCGTCCCAGGGCTTCGTCCTGCAGTACTGGCTGGGCGGCACCACCGACCTCGGCGGCAACCTCGGCGGGCTGGCCGGCACGATGGCCTTCGCCCACCTGCTGATCGGCATCGGCGAGGGCCTGATCACCGCGACCACCGTGGTCACCGTCGCGAAGGTCCGCCCCGACCTGGTGTACGCGCTGCGCGCCCTCAAGCCGGCCGCGCCGGCTCCCGCCGTCCCGGTCGCCGGAGGTGTCCGATGA
- the bcp gene encoding thioredoxin-dependent thiol peroxidase, translating to MTDRLNPGDPAPDFTLPTDDGGTLSLADLRGRTVILYAYPAAMTPGCTKQACDFRDSLASLQAAGYEVVGISPDKPAKLAKFRDRDAITFPLVADEDKAVLTAYGAYGEKQSYGRTVTGVIRSTFVIDPDGKIERAFYNVKATGHVAKLRRDLGLD from the coding sequence ATGACCGACCGCCTGAACCCCGGCGACCCCGCCCCCGACTTCACCCTCCCCACCGACGACGGCGGCACGCTGTCCCTGGCCGACCTGCGCGGCCGCACGGTCATCCTGTACGCGTACCCGGCCGCCATGACGCCCGGCTGCACGAAGCAGGCGTGCGACTTCCGCGACTCGCTCGCCTCGCTCCAGGCCGCCGGCTACGAGGTGGTCGGCATCTCGCCGGACAAGCCCGCGAAGCTGGCCAAGTTCCGCGACCGGGACGCGATCACGTTCCCGCTGGTCGCCGACGAGGACAAGGCGGTGCTGACCGCGTACGGCGCGTACGGCGAGAAGCAGTCGTACGGCCGCACCGTCACCGGCGTGATCCGCTCGACGTTCGTCATCGACCCCGACGGCAAGATCGAGCGGGCCTTCTACAACGTCAAGGCCACCGGACACGTCGCCAAGCTGCGCCGCGACCTCGGCCTCGACTGA
- a CDS encoding HNH endonuclease signature motif containing protein yields the protein MVRYKYPPELLAATAARARSVTEVMRLLGVRVSGGSHAHISRQLKRFGIDTSHFTGQAHNRGGRRPRLPVTALLTKRPAGERRVAGHRLRRALRTIGLPEECEACGTGTRWQGAPLTLHVDHINGDFLDNRPCNLRLLCPNCHSQTATYAGSRRPAVAAPDVVYDPEAVTPTGFPIGRRLRRRPEWPWKTTVFTVKGP from the coding sequence GTGGTCCGTTACAAATACCCGCCCGAGCTGCTGGCCGCCACCGCCGCGCGGGCGCGCAGCGTGACCGAGGTCATGCGGCTGCTCGGGGTGCGGGTCAGCGGCGGGTCGCACGCGCACATCAGCCGACAGCTCAAGCGCTTCGGCATCGACACGTCCCACTTCACCGGGCAGGCGCACAACAGAGGTGGGCGTCGGCCCCGCCTACCGGTGACGGCGCTGCTCACGAAACGCCCGGCCGGTGAGCGCCGGGTGGCCGGACACCGGCTCAGGCGGGCGCTCCGCACGATCGGCCTGCCCGAGGAGTGCGAGGCGTGCGGCACCGGCACGAGGTGGCAGGGCGCGCCTCTCACGCTGCACGTCGACCACATCAACGGTGACTTCCTCGACAACCGCCCGTGCAACCTGCGGCTGCTCTGCCCCAACTGCCACAGCCAGACCGCCACGTACGCCGGCAGCCGCAGGCCGGCTGTGGCGGCACCGGATGTGGTCTACGATCCTGAGGCTGTGACACCGACCGGCTTTCCGATCGGCCGGCGCCTGCGGCGTCGACCGGAGTGGCCGTGGAAGACGACGGTGTTCACCGTGAAGGGGCCGTAG
- a CDS encoding GNAT family N-acetyltransferase has protein sequence MDLRFVLDPDLTPELREQLVDLWVDVTNAGGAVGFVAPVTAAEVRPVAVSTLAEVAGGPDRLLAGYEGDRLVAVLVVADNRFHLKTHWRVLQRVMVHPGTQGRGHGAALMREAERVARTWGVEALHVTIRDGLGLDQFYRRLGYREIGRLPAALRLSPTDSRDEVLMWRDLPATSTVDQGVVAPHIRD, from the coding sequence GTGGACCTGCGCTTCGTACTCGACCCTGACCTCACCCCCGAGCTGCGCGAACAGCTCGTCGACCTCTGGGTGGACGTGACCAACGCCGGCGGCGCGGTGGGCTTCGTCGCCCCGGTGACCGCGGCCGAGGTCCGGCCGGTCGCCGTGTCGACCCTCGCCGAGGTGGCCGGCGGGCCGGATCGGCTGCTCGCCGGTTACGAGGGGGATCGGCTCGTCGCCGTCCTGGTCGTCGCCGACAACCGGTTCCACCTCAAGACGCACTGGCGGGTGCTCCAGCGCGTCATGGTGCACCCGGGTACGCAGGGCCGGGGCCACGGCGCGGCGCTGATGCGCGAGGCCGAGCGGGTGGCCCGGACGTGGGGCGTGGAGGCGCTGCACGTGACCATCCGCGACGGCCTCGGCCTGGACCAGTTCTACCGGCGCCTCGGCTACCGGGAGATCGGCCGCCTCCCCGCCGCCCTGCGCCTCTCCCCCACCGACTCCCGCGACGAGGTCCTCATGTGGCGCGACCTCCCCGCCACCTCGACCGTCGATCAAGGAGTTGTGGCACCGCACATTCGCGACTGA
- a CDS encoding expansin EXLX1 family cellulose-binding protein produces MTDGNAPHPPTTPGDGRPPAPAGRRRTRRRLAAAGLAGIAVVVAVTLAVRGGAAPACAAPPVGAAVHTGKATFYDSKGAGGNCSRPAAPANRLYVALGPSEYAAGAACGGFLDVTGPRGTVRVLVMDQCPECAPGHLDLSAEAFARIADPVQGVVRVSYRAVVNPSLPGPLTFRLKEGASQWWFAVLVGDHGNPLRAVEVRQNGAWRSADREDYNYWLIPSGAGPGPYAIRVTDVYGHRATATGIRMLPGQVQRSTTRLYGAGAAATATTTRPAKPTRSPSTRPRPAASATPPTSPSPSPPPHPSILGLWRLGRPVSRECAVPQLLDRRSRWRGGRAT; encoded by the coding sequence GTGACCGACGGCAACGCGCCCCACCCACCGACCACCCCCGGCGACGGACGTCCGCCCGCCCCGGCCGGCCGGCGCCGGACGCGCCGCCGGCTCGCCGCCGCCGGCCTCGCCGGCATCGCCGTCGTGGTCGCGGTGACCCTCGCGGTACGCGGTGGCGCGGCCCCCGCCTGCGCCGCGCCGCCGGTCGGCGCCGCCGTCCACACCGGCAAGGCCACCTTCTACGACTCGAAGGGCGCCGGCGGCAACTGCTCCCGGCCCGCCGCCCCCGCCAACCGGCTCTACGTCGCGCTCGGCCCGAGCGAGTACGCCGCCGGCGCGGCCTGCGGCGGCTTCCTCGACGTCACCGGCCCGCGCGGCACCGTCCGGGTGCTCGTGATGGACCAGTGCCCGGAGTGCGCGCCCGGCCACCTCGACCTCTCCGCCGAGGCGTTCGCGCGGATCGCCGACCCGGTGCAGGGCGTGGTGCGGGTCAGCTACCGGGCCGTGGTGAACCCGTCGCTGCCCGGCCCGCTCACGTTCCGCCTGAAGGAGGGCGCGTCCCAGTGGTGGTTCGCCGTCCTGGTCGGCGACCACGGCAACCCGCTGCGGGCGGTGGAGGTCCGGCAGAACGGCGCGTGGCGGTCGGCGGACCGTGAGGACTACAACTACTGGCTGATCCCGTCCGGCGCCGGCCCCGGCCCGTACGCGATCCGGGTCACCGACGTGTACGGCCACCGCGCGACCGCCACCGGCATCCGGATGCTCCCCGGCCAGGTCCAGCGCAGCACCACCCGCCTGTACGGCGCCGGCGCGGCGGCCACCGCCACCACCACCCGCCCGGCGAAGCCCACCCGCTCCCCGTCGACCCGCCCGCGCCCCGCCGCCAGCGCGACCCCGCCCACGTCCCCGTCCCCGTCCCCTCCACCGCACCCGTCGATCTTGGGGTTGTGGCGCCTCGGACGTCCGGTCAGTCGCGAATGTGCGGTGCCACAACTCCTTGATCGACGGTCGAGGTGGCGGGGAGGTCGCGCCACATGA
- a CDS encoding LCP family protein yields the protein MSDRPAPTDSDTHPPVSDVEPDGPAEQPAPRRRRGRRIALVALLAVVLLAGGGALAGGLYYRSVDRSIDRVDAFTDVPEADRPAVEAKGAMNIMILGSDSRDPENTGGSRSDTIILAHLPKDRSSAQLISIPRDTWTAVPRSREGRGGRDAKINAAYAWGGVPLMVRTVEKFSGVRVDNVAMVDFAGFKEIIDALGGVDIDVEKGFTTRYSLIGTRTFAQGRQTMDGAAALDYARERHAFPDGDFARIRHQQQVIKAILDKAASGGVLTNPAKLNSFVRATSNSVAVDKSLSLVDLAMELRGLRGGNLTFFTCPTRGTGRVGSESVVFADPARARTLFQAVRRDSVPDILAASAK from the coding sequence ATGTCCGATCGTCCCGCGCCCACCGACTCCGACACCCACCCGCCGGTCTCCGATGTGGAGCCGGACGGGCCGGCGGAGCAGCCGGCGCCGCGGCGGCGCCGTGGTCGGCGGATCGCCCTGGTGGCGCTGCTCGCGGTGGTGCTGCTCGCCGGTGGCGGCGCGCTGGCCGGCGGCCTCTACTACCGGTCGGTGGACAGGTCGATCGACCGGGTGGACGCGTTCACCGACGTGCCCGAGGCGGACCGGCCGGCGGTCGAGGCCAAGGGCGCGATGAACATCATGATCCTGGGCAGCGACTCCCGCGACCCGGAGAACACCGGTGGCTCGCGCAGCGACACGATCATCCTGGCCCACCTGCCGAAGGACCGGTCCAGCGCCCAGCTCATCTCGATCCCACGGGACACCTGGACGGCCGTGCCCCGGTCGAGGGAGGGTCGGGGCGGGCGCGACGCGAAGATCAACGCCGCGTACGCCTGGGGCGGCGTGCCGCTGATGGTGCGGACCGTGGAGAAGTTCAGCGGCGTCCGGGTGGACAACGTGGCGATGGTCGACTTCGCCGGCTTCAAGGAGATCATCGACGCGTTGGGCGGCGTCGACATCGACGTGGAGAAGGGCTTCACCACCCGCTACTCGCTGATCGGCACCCGGACGTTCGCCCAGGGCCGGCAGACCATGGACGGGGCCGCCGCGCTCGACTACGCGCGGGAGCGGCACGCCTTCCCGGACGGCGACTTCGCCCGGATCCGGCACCAGCAGCAGGTGATCAAGGCGATCCTGGACAAGGCGGCCTCCGGCGGCGTGCTGACCAACCCGGCCAAGCTGAACTCGTTCGTGCGGGCCACGTCCAACTCGGTCGCGGTCGACAAGTCACTGTCCCTGGTGGACCTCGCGATGGAGTTGCGGGGCCTGCGCGGCGGCAACCTGACGTTCTTCACCTGCCCGACCAGGGGCACCGGCCGGGTCGGCAGCGAGAGCGTGGTGTTCGCGGACCCGGCGCGCGCCCGGACGCTGTTCCAGGCGGTCCGCCGCGACTCGGTCCCCGACATCCTCGCGGCGAGCGCGAAGTAG
- a CDS encoding sugar transferase: MARLPAFEHPAAQPGGGASMTGSSMDTTTVLPYAGSRASTRTRRLRAWMMTAPIDVAALLAPLLLTQTYWRGTLFNAALAVSFFAAGGLYRPRRHISILDELPGLGGRLLASGAVVAIIAALRHDSVLYVSGFMRGVAFSAGLVVVGRAVNARIVLLARRRRWVEHNAIVVGGGPVGGELARLLRRYPQYGLRFVGAVDVPSRQRLGSLPLIGTLDDVEQLVTMLECEVLVIADPDCAEAELMEALLRPASSRCDLWAVPRLWGSRSLGGHQDHIGAFPIVKIGDTTLTGGRWRVKRASDVLFAVVALVVLSPVLLLCAAATFLDGGRGVFFRQERIGRYGRPFQVVKFRSMRPADEHEAQTTWSIAHDRRIGPIGRFMRRTSLDELPQLWNILRGEMSVVGPRPERPYFVEKFSVEYPTYAMRHRVPVGLTGLAQVSGLRGDTPISDRARFDNYYVENWSLWLDIKIVLRTVTEVFRGAGR, translated from the coding sequence ATGGCACGCCTACCGGCGTTCGAGCATCCGGCCGCGCAGCCGGGCGGCGGCGCGTCGATGACCGGCAGCAGCATGGACACGACCACGGTGCTGCCGTACGCCGGCTCGCGGGCGTCGACGCGTACCCGGCGGTTGCGGGCCTGGATGATGACCGCGCCGATCGACGTGGCGGCGCTGCTGGCCCCGCTGCTGCTGACCCAGACCTACTGGCGCGGGACGCTGTTCAACGCGGCGCTCGCGGTGAGCTTCTTCGCGGCCGGCGGGCTCTACCGGCCCCGCCGGCACATCAGCATCCTGGACGAGTTGCCCGGCCTCGGCGGCCGGCTGCTGGCCTCCGGCGCGGTGGTGGCGATCATCGCGGCGCTGCGGCACGACTCGGTGCTCTACGTCAGCGGCTTCATGCGCGGGGTCGCGTTCTCCGCCGGCCTGGTGGTGGTGGGCCGGGCGGTCAACGCCCGGATCGTGCTGCTGGCCCGCCGGCGGCGCTGGGTGGAGCACAACGCGATCGTGGTGGGCGGCGGGCCGGTCGGCGGCGAGCTGGCCCGGCTGCTGCGCCGCTACCCGCAGTACGGGCTGCGGTTCGTGGGCGCGGTGGACGTGCCGTCGCGGCAGCGGCTCGGCTCGCTGCCGCTGATCGGCACGCTCGACGACGTCGAGCAGCTCGTCACCATGCTGGAGTGCGAGGTCCTGGTGATCGCGGACCCGGACTGCGCCGAGGCCGAGCTGATGGAGGCGCTGCTGCGGCCGGCCAGCTCGCGGTGCGACCTGTGGGCGGTGCCGCGCCTGTGGGGCTCCCGGTCGCTGGGCGGCCACCAGGACCACATCGGGGCGTTCCCGATCGTGAAGATCGGCGACACCACGCTGACCGGTGGGCGGTGGCGGGTCAAGCGCGCCTCGGATGTGCTCTTCGCGGTGGTCGCGCTGGTGGTGCTGAGCCCGGTGCTGCTGCTGTGCGCGGCGGCCACGTTCCTCGACGGCGGTCGCGGGGTCTTCTTCCGGCAGGAGCGGATCGGCCGCTACGGCCGGCCGTTCCAGGTGGTCAAGTTCCGCTCGATGCGCCCGGCCGACGAGCACGAGGCGCAGACCACGTGGTCGATCGCGCACGACCGGCGGATCGGGCCGATCGGGCGGTTCATGCGGCGCACCTCGCTGGACGAGCTGCCGCAGTTGTGGAACATCCTGCGCGGCGAGATGAGCGTGGTGGGGCCGCGACCGGAGCGGCCGTACTTCGTGGAGAAGTTCTCCGTGGAGTACCCCACCTACGCGATGCGCCACCGGGTGCCGGTCGGGTTGACCGGGCTGGCGCAGGTCAGCGGCCTGCGCGGGGACACGCCGATCTCGGACCGGGCCCGGTTCGACAACTACTACGTGGAGAACTGGTCGCTCTGGCTCGACATCAAGATCGTGCTGCGGACGGTGACGGAGGTGTTCCGGGGAGCCGGTCGATGA